In the Candidatus Hydrogenedens sp. genome, one interval contains:
- a CDS encoding redox-sensing transcriptional repressor Rex: MVSEKTVERLSLYRRILQQLRVEGKETIMSHELANILHIKPAQVRRDIMQLGYSGIPNSGYRIRPLLESIANFLDSPLPQSAVLIGVGHLGLALLANFAGRWRQLAIRAAFDKDPAKIGQTFHGCRCYAMSDLSKVIAETKSVVGILAIPGEGAQSVCDLLVQSGVSGILNFSPLRIKVPDNVFVEHVDLSATFEKVSFFARRMKHYSEEEKWKVENEITEGEYETLTTNQ, encoded by the coding sequence ATGGTATCTGAAAAAACAGTAGAAAGATTAAGCTTATATCGCCGAATACTTCAGCAATTGAGGGTTGAGGGTAAAGAAACGATAATGTCGCATGAACTTGCAAATATACTGCATATAAAGCCCGCCCAAGTGCGTAGGGATATAATGCAGTTAGGTTATTCAGGGATACCTAATAGTGGATATAGGATTCGTCCTTTATTAGAAAGCATTGCAAATTTTTTAGATTCACCATTACCACAAAGTGCCGTTTTAATAGGTGTTGGACATTTAGGACTTGCCTTGTTGGCTAACTTTGCAGGACGATGGAGGCAATTAGCAATTCGTGCTGCTTTTGATAAAGACCCTGCAAAAATAGGACAAACTTTTCATGGTTGTCGTTGTTATGCTATGTCTGACTTATCAAAAGTAATTGCAGAGACAAAAAGTGTGGTTGGTATCCTTGCAATTCCGGGTGAAGGAGCACAATCCGTTTGTGACCTTCTTGTTCAGTCAGGGGTTAGTGGAATTCTGAATTTTTCTCCATTACGAATCAAAGTGCCCGATAATGTTTTTGTAGAACATGTTGACCTTTCCGCTACATTTGAAAAAGTTTCTTTCTTTGCAAGAAGAATGAAACATTATTCAGAAGAAGAAAAATGGAAAGTAGAAAATGAAATCACTGAGGGTGAATACGAAACATTAACAACCAATCAATAA